From Geotalea uraniireducens Rf4:
GCCGTGTATCCGGCAATGGCAAAGGTAGGATATTCCACCGTGTCCTGCCCCGCCGGAGAGGAAAAAAGCAGTATGGCCTTGGACCCTTTGGGAGTCCATGTTCCAGTGAATATCCCGTCTCCGGCGGCAAGATCGGCGCCGGTTCCATCGTCGGCAAGGGTTATGACCTCTCCCGTGGAGGCCCGCATCACCACGGGGCCAACGGGCAGGTCACAATTGATGCTCAGTGCGGAAACCGTCACCGGAGTTCCCGCGGTAATTGTTGTTGGCAGGCTGAGAGCGGAAAAGACCGGACTGTTGTTGCAGGACAGTGAGCCATTGGCGTTGAGCCGCTTGCCGGTAACCGTCCGCTCGTACATACTCGACACGTTGTCCCCACCCGCCAGGAGGAGGTTTTTTATGGCAATCCAGTCCCGCCCTGGGTCTTGGGCCTTGAGCAGGGCGGCAACCCCCGTGACATGGGGAGTGGCCATGGATGTGCCGGAAAGCAGACCATAGCCACCGGTGATATTCCATTTGTTCTGTGCCGGCAGTGTGCTGAGGATCTTGACGCCCGGGGCGCTGATATCCACACTCCTCCTGCCGTAATTGGAAAAGACCGCCTTGTTGTCATTATGATCGGTGGCAGCCACCGAAATTATATTGGGCAATTCATAGCCTGAAGGATAATGGTTCCATCCGTTAGTAGTCAAATCGGCTCCATCGTTGCCGGCTGCGGCGATGAAGAGAATATCCCTCTGGGCATTGATGGCATCGTAGAGCGCCTGAGAATAGTCTCCTCCCCCCCAGCTGTTGCTGGTGGCAACTATGTTCACACCTTTAGCCTTCAGCCCTCGTATATATTCGAGACACTCCACCGCGCCTGATGTGTCACCGCTGCCGCCGGCGTTGAGGAACTTGCACGTGACGATCTGTACGTTCCAGTTCACTCCGGCAACACCGATGCCGTTATTGCCGACTGCGCCGATGGTGCCGGCGACATGGGTGCCATGGCCGTTGTCGTCAAAGGGCCAGCTGAAGTGATTGAACGTATCTATCCCATATATGTCGTCAGGATAGCCATTGGCGTCATCATCGATCAGATTTCCAGCTATTTCTTCAGGATTTTTCCAGATGTTGTCTGCCAATTCACTGTGGTTGTAATCGATCCCGGTATCGATAACCGCGACGACCACATCCGTGCTCCCTGTGGTGATGTTCCAGGCATCAACGGCATGAATATCCGCACTGGGCGTCCCTCCGGTCTGACCGGTGTTGTGCATGCCCCACAGCTCGCTGAAGCGGCTGTCATCGGGAAGTGCTTCCGCAGTATAGATGAAATTTGGCTCGGCATATTCCACATTGGGGTCCTGCGCGTATTCCCGGATCGCTTCCTCGACCGTCATCCCCTTTTTCAGCTTCACATGATGGATGCGAAGATGAGGAAACTCCTTTTTCTTTGTCGCACCAAACTTGGCGTGGCTCTTCTGTCTGGCCTGATCATCGGTGCTGCTTTTGAACTTGACGATCAGTTCATCTTCCTTACGCTTTGGCTTGTGGTCGTTCTTCCCAGACAGATCCTTCGCCCCCTCCCCCGCGCTCTTTGTCTTTATTGGGGAATCGACCTGTTCCCGTTCAAGGACGGCATGGGCCGAAACGGGACAGAGCATTGCCAGCAGCAAAAGAAACAGAGAAAAACGATGATGGATCCATCTGCATGACTGCATACAATCCTCCGTCGCCGAGAGCACCTGTGCACTCTTGGGAAGAAAATTATTTATAACAAATTAGATTAAACACATTACCGATAAAGAGTATGGGATGTCAATAATATTGATACAGAGGAGGCGGCAAGAGCGCAGCGGTGCATTTAAGCATGCAGGGGATAGCAAAGATTGGGCATCGAACTTACGGGGATTGTTCTGATTTTCATGTTGAATATCGGCTAATTGTCGATCTTTTCCAGAAACTCCTGCGGCGAAACGATTTTTGCCGCACCATAGCTTTCCAGCGCCAGCAGATCCTTGTCGCCGGTCACGATATAGGATGCTTGAGCACTGACGGCAACGGCAAGAAACATGTCATCGTACGGGTCGCGACAGACGCCGTCCGCATTTTCCGCCACATCCACCACATCGAAAAAGGGGAGAATTTCGTCCTCTATGATCGCCTTTATCTCGTCCGCGGTCAGCGCAAACTTCGGGTAGTGGAGCACCTGCCGTAACTCTGTAAATGTTTCCCTGGAAATAACCGGAATGATGAGGCCGTTCTGCCAGAGTTCGACAAGTCTGGTCAGGCGTCCCTTGAAAAGAAGGGCGGAAACGAGCACGTTGGTATCGAGGATAACCTGCTTCACCGGCTCTTCTTCCGTGCCCATGCAACAGCGTTAGCTACATCCCCTTCAGTAATTCCGAGTTTCTCCATCTTTTCTCTGATGCTTTCCAAAGATGTGGCGATCGGCGTCACCTTAACCGGCACCAGGACTATCCGGTTCCGTTCCACCTTTGCGTCGAATAGATCGACTCCTGGAAATTTGTCGGCGATTTCCTTCGGCAGGGTTAATTGGTTTTTGGCGGTTTTCTTTGCTAGCATTATCCTTACCTCCTTACAGTAAGGATATCTTAAAATACCCGAAATGACAACTTTTCGTTCACCTTTCCGGATTGTTATTAGGCTTGTGGCATAGAAAGAGCCATTTCTCCCGTGCTGCCACTAGTCAGGCGGTTTCCACTGTTGCCTTATACCAATAGGCTGCAACGATGCCGTAAATGAAATTCAAGCCGATGACGACCATCGGTGTCAGAGTCCCAAAGCCAAGACCGAGAAGGCCTTTACCCATATTTGGCAAGACCATGAAGAGCATCATGGCAGATGGCAATAGACTGAATAGGCATCCACGGAGAATAGTTCGATTTTTCCACAAGGGAAGAAGTAACAAAAGCATCCATATGCCACCCCAGACCATTCGCTGATAAAGCCAGGGGGCGGTAAATTCCGGCTTCATACTGACTCCCAAAAGGTCACTTATTCCTATCTTGCCTAAAATCGTGATGTTGATGCTATCGACCAACCCTCCAATGGCACCACCGGTAAATGCTCCACTCACTTTTCGAATCATAATCCTGGCCTCACGATATTTTTTTGGTGAACTTGGGGGAGATGCCGCAATTTTCTAACAATCCGTTCTTCTTGCCAATATAGCCTTTGCATGCTATTGTACAATATCTTGTCATTTTGGAGGTCATCATGCATGCAATCACATACAGCGAAGCACGTCATGCCCTTAAGGACGTCATGGACGAAGCTTGCAGCAACCACGAACCGATCCTGATCACGCGTCGTAAGGGAGAGAATGTAGTCCTGTTAAGCCTTGAAGACTACGAGTCCATTATGGAAAGCGAATATCTGCTTTCCAGTCCTGCTAATGCAGCACGGCTAATGCAATCTCTTGAAGAGGCACGGTCCGGCAAGCGAACCCCCATGGATACTCTTGGGCTATGAATGTTACGTTCACACCGACTGCTCTCGACGACCTGCGCTATTGGCTTAAGACCGATAAACGCCAGGCCGAACGGATCTTGGCGCTTCTTGAAGAAATTCGGCGAACCCCTTTTGATGGAACAGGAAAACCAGAACCCCTCCGTTTTCAGCTTGCCGGTTGCTGGTCCCGCAGGATTGACAGGGAACATCGCCTTGTATACCAAGTGGAAGAAAGTGAGATTGTCGTTATCGCCTGTCGCTATCACTACTGATTCCATCAATCAAACCGTCCAACTTATATCACGGATAAAATACAATGAAAATCTTTATTGAAGATTTCCAATTGTGACGGCGCAGTCAAGGACAATGGCTGCTCATGCCCATGGTCAAAAAGGTTGCTGCACGGGAAGGTCAACAGGGTCAGCGGAGGATGGAGTCGATCAGCCTGAGGAGCGGAGATGGATAGATGCCCACTGCGAGAATTACCAGTGCTGCGGCGGAGAGGGCGATGGACTCCGTCATGGATGCCGATTTCCGCGATTCA
This genomic window contains:
- a CDS encoding Txe/YoeB family addiction module toxin, with the translated sequence MNVTFTPTALDDLRYWLKTDKRQAERILALLEEIRRTPFDGTGKPEPLRFQLAGCWSRRIDREHRLVYQVEESEIVVIACRYHY
- a CDS encoding AbrB family transcriptional regulator, with protein sequence MLAKKTAKNQLTLPKEIADKFPGVDLFDAKVERNRIVLVPVKVTPIATSLESIREKMEKLGITEGDVANAVAWARKKSR
- a CDS encoding type II toxin-antitoxin system Phd/YefM family antitoxin — encoded protein: MHAITYSEARHALKDVMDEACSNHEPILITRRKGENVVLLSLEDYESIMESEYLLSSPANAARLMQSLEEARSGKRTPMDTLGL
- a CDS encoding putative toxin-antitoxin system toxin component, PIN family, which produces MKQVILDTNVLVSALLFKGRLTRLVELWQNGLIIPVISRETFTELRQVLHYPKFALTADEIKAIIEDEILPFFDVVDVAENADGVCRDPYDDMFLAVAVSAQASYIVTGDKDLLALESYGAAKIVSPQEFLEKIDN